A window from Purpureocillium takamizusanense chromosome 3, complete sequence encodes these proteins:
- a CDS encoding uncharacterized protein (COG:S~EggNog:ENOG503NYNF~TransMembrane:12 (i117-137o157-177i189-208o214-236i248-271o277-296i351-376o388-409i429-451o457-478i490-513o525-545i)), with the protein MPPDPEKALSPTSSGGETYASSSDGDSVHFEAIRTRTNHSRRSVDTQRLDNEDLYETLGRALTPDVATEAERQAREPITYTKTGTSVVSTGSAASRPPEFEVIFEENDAENPKYWPLWYRCWTIFVVSFATWVATMYSTSYTSSTPGLIAEFGTSTTIVTLGMTTYLLGLAAGSLVVAPLSELYGRQPVYLICLSLWAILIIPCGVAQSLTTIIVTRFFGAFFGAVMISNAPGSVVDVSNPDYLARSMSLFGVAPLNGPVTGPIIGGFVFQYLGWRWANWIVLIMAGLTIALMLTLKETYAPAILKRKAARMRKEMDDPRYWCQYDQRVSTVHLLKVNLSRPFVLFANEPILWCMNAWISIVYGILYLCFVAYPIVFSEHRGWGPGTSGLAFIGIGIGTLTAIVAEPLLRRLINSQPRDPDTGKVQPEAQALVMAIGAVSASVGQLGFSWTCLPTSIHWSGPIAFGIPFGFGNTLSFIYGSNYLAGAYGIYAASALAGNAVIRSVFGGTLPLAGPQMYEKLTPQWAGTLLGLLEVITIPIPFMFWKYGGRIRAKSKVIQQLREDQERLDAKRARGLAKLEKRRARLAALHSQAEEGDDNGCEEQAVGVGCKPDKNKGAETSVITTEPAT; encoded by the exons ATGCCTCCAGACCCTGAGAAAGCACTCTCTCCGACCAGCTCTGGGGGTGAGACGTACGCCTCGTCTTCCGATGGCGACTCGGTTCACTTCGAGGCCATCAGAACCCGTACTAATCACAGCCGTCGGTCCGTCGACAcccagcgcctcgacaaTGAGGACTTGTACGAGACACTTGGCCGCGCCCTGACGCCTGATGTCGCGACCGAGGCGGAACGCCAAGCACGGGAACCCATCACCTACACCAAGACGGGCACCAGCGTCGTCAGCACCGGCAgcgcagcttctcgcccCCCCGAGTTCGAGGTCATCTTCGAGGAGAATGACGCGGAAAACCCAAAGTACTGGCCGCTGTGGTATAGGTGTTGGACCATTTTCGTGGTGTCGTTTGCGACTTGGGTTGCGACCATGTACAGCACCAGCTATACGTCCTCCACACCTGGCTTGATCGCCGAATTCGGTACCAGCACGACCATTGTGACCCTGGGCATGACGACGTATCTGCTAggtctggcggcgggcagtTTAGTCGTTGCGCCTTTGAGTGAGCTGTATGGCCGTCAGCCGGTGTACCTGATCTGCTTGAGCCTTTGGGCAATCCTCATCATTCcctgcggcgtcgcgcagtCGTTGACCACCATCATTGTGACGCGCTTCTTCGG CGCCTTCTTCGGTGCCGTCATGATCTCCAACGCTCCTGGCAGCGTTGTCGACGTGTCCAACCCGGACTATCTTGCGCGGAGCATGTCGCTTTTCGGTGTAGCGCCTCTCAACGGGCCGGTGACTGGCCCAATTATCGGTGGTTTCGTCTTCCAGTATTTGGGATGGAGGTGGGCCAACTGGATCGTCCTCATCATGGCCGGTCTGACCATTGCGCTCATGTTGACGCTCAAGGAGACATATGCACCGGCTATTCTGAAGCGCAAAGCGGCACGAATGCGTAAGGAGATGGACGACCCCAGATATTGGTGTCAGTATGACCAGCGTGTCTCGACAGTGCACTTGCTCAAGGTCAACCTGAGCCGGCCCTTCGTCTTGTTCGCCAACGAACCGATCCTGTGGTGCATGAATGCCTGGATCTCCATCGTGTACGGCATTCTGTACCTCTGCTTTGTGGCATACCCTATCGTCTTCTCCGAGCATCGTGGCTGGGGGCCGGGCACGTCCGGGCTGGCCTTTATTGGAATCGGTATCGGTACTTTGACGGCCATCGTGGCGGAGCCGCTTCTGCGACGGCTCATCAACTCGCAGCCGCGCGACCCGGATACGGGCAAGGTCCagcccgaggcgcaggcgctcgtcatggccattGGTGCGGTATCGGCGAGTGTCGGGCAGCTCGGCTTCTCGTGGACTTGCCTTCCCACTAGCATCCACTGGTCGGGTCCCATCGCCTTTGGCATCCCCTTCGGCTTCGGTAACACACTTAGCTTTATATACGGCTCCAACTATCTTGCCGGGGCGTACGGCATCTACGCTGCCAGTGCCCTAGCTGGCAACGCTGTCATCCGAAGCGTCTTTGGTGGCACGCTACCATTAGCAGGGCCGCAGATGTACGAGAAGTTGACACCACAGTGGGCGGGGACGCTCCTTGGTCTTCTCGAAGTCATCACCATTCCCATCCCCTTCATGTTTTGGAAATACGGAGGAAGGATTCGAGCAAAGAGTAAGGTGATTCAGCAACTGCGCGAAGATCAGGAGAGACTAGATGCCAAGAGGGCACGGGGCCTGGCCAAGCTAGAGAAACGACGCGCAAGATTGGCCGCGTTGCACTCACAAGCAGAGGAAGGAGATGATAATGGGTGCGAGGAGCAGGCAGTTGGGGTCGGGTGCAAGCCAGACAAGAATAAGGGAGCGGAAACATCTGTCATAACGACTGAGCCGGCGACGTAA
- a CDS encoding uncharacterized protein (EggNog:ENOG503P3ES~TransMembrane:7 (o20-45i72-93o113-137i158-178o209-227i234-253o273-291i)): MEASGHKQGCELVGESMPDIAGIGIIVGFVGQALLSLLLAGWVFLLSKQGNLDLHHQEGTIEHKIERKRLKAVSEILMVGNDIQMLLGISYMINTFVYGDSLDVYHLHLVFDVVSFVGVSNAAAMVCWTFCAFKLDGMGTKQGKPRPLKSYLSTRHRGTYLFAVMFLALTILLCIRLDDWAPDKEPGQCYHAQLITAADAHHPVADKTYVAVTAIWMLVSMASAVVFNARRRRWVLVTAFLQFPVHLYMAIALRSANQGYLKGESPNENSWDFGQTTAVVLLGLAVTELFRKGREYLVFERHLLKNGLSGQNSHVSKARSQEAGDRDPEDARGSSQLQGEHERQNLPRERSISR; encoded by the exons ATGGAGGCGTCTGGCCACAAGCAAGGATGTGAGCTCGTAGGCGAAAGCATGCCTGACATTGCCGGCATTGGA ATCATTGTCGGCTTCGTCGGACAAGCCTTGCTCtccctgctcctcgccggctgGGTTTTCCTCCTCTCCAAGCAGGGAAACCTCGACCTGCACCATCAGGAAGGCACCATAGAGCATAAAATCGAGCGCAAGCGCCTGAAAGCCGTCTCCGAGATTCTCATGGTCGGCAACGACATTCAGATGCTGCTTGGCATCTCTTATATGATCAACACGTTTGTGTACGGTGACAGCCTTGATGTGTATCACTTGCATCTCGTGTTCGACGTTGTTAGCTTTGTCGG TGTCTCTAACGCGGCAGCCATGGTCTGTTGGACATTCTGCGCCTTCAAGCTCGACGGCATGGGCACCAAGCAGGGCAAACCTCGGCCGCTCAAGTCCTACTTGTCAACGCGTCACCGCGGCACGTACCTCTTTGCCGTCATGTTCCTCGCTTTGACGATACTGCTGTGCATCCGTCTCGACGACTGGGCACCGGACAAGGAACCTGGGCAGTGCTACCATGCGCAGCTCAttaccgccgccgacgcccaccaccccgtCGCCGATAAGACGTATGTTGCCGTCACCGCGATATGGATGCTCGTTtccatggccagcgccgtTGTCTTcaacgcccgccgacggcgctgggTCCTCGTCACCGCGTTCCTGCAGTTCCCCGTGCACCTGTACATGGCTATCGCCCTCCGATCCGCCAACCAGGGCTACCTGAAGGGCGAGTCGCCCAACGAGAACAGCTGGGACTTTGGGCAGACGACGGCTGttgtcctcctcgggctcgccgtcACCGAATTGTTCCGCAAGGGGCGCGAGTACCTCGTATTTGAGCGCCATCTCCTCAAAAACGGGCTGTCAGGACAGAATTCGCATGTTTCCAAGGCGCGCTCGCAAGAGGCAGGCGACAGGGACCCAGAGGATGCCAGAGGCAGCTCCCAGCTACAAGGCGAGCATGAACGGCAGAATTTGCCCCGCGAAAGATCAATAtcacgatga